One Candidatus Alcyoniella australis DNA segment encodes these proteins:
- a CDS encoding HD domain-containing phosphohydrolase, which yields MSFKELPQASRLYVILLITAGVVALGYSFKLPLSRELDFAFAVYLGLAIITSRMTVKVPFSNVHFSIDTAFVFAIIMLYGMLPAIFADAIGKFVLSITNTSPRTRFKIPFNVASGVLAVFGASYVYTLLLGSGGNATLSDQILPIVAMVTVYYLVNTTTVATGICITEPQNLLRFWLKNFLQTSIGFYTAGSIAALLFILDTQASALGFLVTIPIIGLTYFSQQIYLQKEEESHSHISELEDLHMSTVRALALATDAKDAYTHGHVHRVQAYAVSLARKLGIEEEATIKGISFAAQVHDIGKIAIPDAILNKPGKYSESEFQIMKSHPIIGAEMLKGIPLPFPVSKIVRHHHEKWNGRGYPDGLAGQEIPFESRILTVVDVYDAIRSSRPYRPKMEKEKAIAIMRKEKGFTLDPSITDVFLEHLDELEHDVEISHNDLMDILRSNNIVIDYDESHEAGMKRRMAYADRERELFDGFSKIFASESDAGSTLEMLSGFISNVVPHSTFLVYVPDEDGMQLRPLIVSGKDDDDMRHNVISISASTSGWVFSNEKPTVCRPNDAEFANSVSGKAAYQSCLSLPIIFLGKSIGVITLYSFFESAFAAEDQDLLFRFSPFIGSQLKSLIDRYSSESDGSASPAKSKVVNMPVLGKRKD from the coding sequence ATGTCATTCAAAGAGCTGCCCCAGGCTTCCCGGCTCTACGTAATTCTGCTGATCACGGCAGGTGTCGTAGCCCTGGGATATTCGTTCAAACTGCCGTTGTCGCGGGAGTTGGACTTCGCCTTTGCCGTGTATCTTGGCCTGGCGATCATCACCTCGCGGATGACCGTCAAGGTGCCGTTTTCCAACGTTCACTTCTCGATCGACACGGCGTTCGTGTTCGCGATCATCATGCTCTACGGCATGCTGCCGGCGATCTTCGCCGACGCCATCGGCAAGTTCGTGTTGAGCATCACCAACACCAGCCCGCGCACGCGATTCAAGATCCCGTTCAACGTCGCCTCCGGCGTCCTGGCGGTTTTCGGGGCCTCCTACGTCTATACGCTGTTGTTGGGCAGCGGCGGCAACGCCACGCTTTCCGATCAAATTCTGCCGATCGTTGCGATGGTCACGGTCTACTACCTGGTCAATACCACGACCGTTGCCACGGGCATCTGCATCACCGAGCCGCAAAACCTGCTGAGGTTCTGGCTCAAGAACTTTCTGCAAACCAGTATCGGCTTCTATACCGCGGGCTCGATCGCAGCGCTGCTGTTCATCCTGGACACCCAGGCCAGCGCGCTGGGTTTCCTGGTGACGATCCCGATCATCGGCCTGACCTACTTCAGCCAGCAGATCTACCTGCAGAAGGAAGAGGAGTCGCACTCGCACATCTCCGAGCTTGAGGACCTGCACATGTCGACGGTCCGCGCCCTGGCGCTGGCCACAGACGCCAAGGACGCCTACACCCACGGCCACGTGCACCGCGTGCAGGCCTACGCCGTGAGCCTGGCGCGCAAGCTCGGGATCGAGGAAGAGGCCACGATCAAGGGCATCAGCTTCGCGGCCCAGGTCCACGACATCGGCAAGATCGCGATCCCCGACGCGATCCTCAACAAGCCGGGCAAGTACTCGGAGTCCGAGTTCCAGATCATGAAGTCGCACCCGATCATCGGCGCCGAGATGCTCAAGGGCATTCCGCTGCCGTTCCCGGTGAGCAAGATCGTGCGCCACCACCACGAGAAATGGAACGGGCGCGGATACCCCGACGGCCTGGCCGGCCAGGAGATCCCTTTCGAGAGCCGGATCCTGACCGTGGTCGACGTCTACGACGCCATCCGTTCCAGCCGGCCCTACCGGCCGAAGATGGAGAAGGAGAAGGCGATCGCGATCATGCGCAAGGAGAAGGGCTTTACGCTCGATCCGAGCATCACCGACGTTTTCCTCGAACACCTCGACGAACTCGAGCACGACGTCGAGATCAGCCACAACGATCTGATGGACATCCTGCGCTCGAACAACATCGTCATCGACTACGACGAATCCCACGAAGCGGGGATGAAACGGCGCATGGCTTACGCCGATCGGGAGCGCGAGCTGTTCGACGGCTTCTCCAAGATCTTCGCCAGCGAGTCCGACGCCGGCTCGACCCTGGAGATGCTCTCGGGGTTCATCTCCAACGTGGTGCCGCATTCGACGTTCCTGGTCTACGTGCCCGACGAGGACGGCATGCAGCTGCGGCCGCTGATCGTCAGCGGCAAGGACGACGACGACATGCGCCACAACGTGATCAGCATCAGCGCGAGCACCAGCGGCTGGGTCTTCTCCAACGAGAAGCCCACGGTCTGTAGGCCTAACGATGCCGAGTTCGCCAACTCGGTCAGCGGCAAGGCCGCCTACCAGTCGTGTCTTTCGCTGCCGATCATCTTCCTGGGCAAGTCGATCGGTGTGATCACCCTCTACTCGTTCTTCGAGAGCGCCTTCGCGGCAGAGGACCAGGACCTGCTGTTCCGCTTCAGCCCGTTCATCGGCTCGCAGCTCAAGAGCCTGATCGACCGTTACAGCAGCGAGTCCGACGGGTCCGCGTCACCAGCCAAATCCAAGGTGGTCAACATGCCGGTGCTGGGCAAACGCAAGGACTAA